The following proteins are encoded in a genomic region of Thioclava nitratireducens:
- a CDS encoding ABC transporter ATP-binding protein yields MQQTKAGAVMAPEPAQPVLAVEGLTISVRSEGRERALVSDLSFTLARGETIAIAGESGSGKSLTSLAIMGLLPPPALRVSSGAIRFHDEDLTRLPEGRMRAIRGNRIAMIFQEPMTSLNPVLTIGLQLSEAIRAHEPVSKPEARTRALEALRRVRISEPERRMTQYPHELSGGMRQRVMIAMALALRPDVLIADEPTTALDVTVQREVLDLLRDLQDEMGTAIILITHDMGVVAEMAERVIVMKQGQAVETGPVSQIFTAPREAYTQDLLAAVPRMGDGSGAAGASPDAKPVARLRDVKVHFDIRGGILSQVTHRVHAVEGVSFDIMEGETFSLVGESGCGKSTIAKALTGLVPHQGRIEVAGHTMGSLSGAKMKEMRRDVQIVFQDPMAALDPRMRVGDLVAEPLVIHGIGTPEEQREKVAALFERVGLTRDQLDRYPHEFSGGQRQRICIARALALQPKLIVADESVSALDVSVQARVLDLLEALKREFGIAYLFISHDMAVVENISDRIAVMYMGQIVEMGTRAQIFGAPQHPYTKRLMAAVPIPDPDKVREPIPRLSGEVPSPVYKLGTGPQRLTLRDVGDGHLVADGDLPAMPSDTAAE; encoded by the coding sequence ATGCAACAAACGAAAGCCGGGGCCGTCATGGCCCCGGAGCCCGCCCAGCCGGTGCTCGCCGTCGAAGGTCTCACGATCTCGGTGCGCTCGGAGGGGCGCGAGCGGGCGCTGGTCAGCGATCTGAGCTTCACGCTCGCACGCGGCGAGACCATCGCTATCGCGGGCGAGAGCGGGTCGGGCAAGTCGCTGACCTCTCTGGCCATCATGGGTCTGTTGCCGCCCCCTGCCCTTCGGGTCAGTTCCGGCGCCATCCGCTTCCATGACGAAGACCTGACGCGCCTGCCCGAGGGCCGGATGCGCGCCATTCGCGGCAACCGCATCGCGATGATCTTCCAGGAGCCGATGACCTCGCTCAACCCGGTGCTGACGATCGGCTTGCAACTCTCCGAAGCGATCCGCGCGCATGAGCCGGTCTCGAAGCCAGAGGCTCGGACCCGTGCGCTTGAGGCGCTGCGGCGTGTGCGCATCTCCGAACCCGAGCGTCGCATGACGCAATATCCGCACGAGCTGTCCGGCGGCATGCGGCAGCGCGTGATGATCGCGATGGCGCTGGCGCTGCGCCCCGACGTGTTGATCGCCGATGAGCCCACGACCGCGCTCGACGTGACAGTGCAGCGCGAGGTGCTCGATCTGCTGCGCGATCTGCAGGACGAGATGGGAACGGCGATCATCCTGATCACCCACGACATGGGCGTCGTCGCCGAGATGGCCGAGCGGGTCATCGTCATGAAGCAGGGTCAGGCGGTCGAGACCGGCCCTGTCTCGCAGATTTTCACCGCCCCGCGCGAGGCCTATACGCAGGACCTGCTGGCCGCGGTACCGCGCATGGGCGATGGCAGCGGCGCTGCGGGCGCGTCCCCGGATGCCAAACCCGTGGCGCGGCTGCGCGACGTGAAGGTGCATTTCGACATCCGCGGCGGTATCCTGTCGCAGGTCACGCACCGGGTGCACGCGGTCGAGGGTGTCAGCTTCGACATCATGGAGGGCGAGACCTTCTCGCTCGTGGGTGAAAGCGGCTGCGGCAAATCCACCATCGCGAAGGCGCTGACCGGCCTCGTGCCGCATCAGGGCCGCATCGAGGTCGCAGGCCACACGATGGGCAGTTTGAGCGGCGCGAAGATGAAGGAGATGCGCCGCGACGTGCAGATCGTTTTTCAGGACCCGATGGCCGCGCTAGATCCGCGGATGCGGGTGGGCGATCTGGTGGCCGAGCCGCTGGTGATCCATGGCATCGGTACGCCCGAGGAGCAACGCGAGAAGGTCGCGGCGCTGTTCGAACGCGTCGGCCTCACCCGCGATCAGCTCGACCGCTATCCGCACGAGTTCTCGGGCGGCCAGCGCCAGCGAATCTGCATCGCCCGCGCACTGGCGCTGCAGCCCAAGCTGATCGTCGCGGATGAAAGCGTCTCGGCGCTGGATGTGTCGGTGCAGGCACGGGTGCTGGACCTGCTCGAGGCGCTGAAGCGCGAGTTCGGCATCGCGTACCTGTTCATCAGCCATGACATGGCCGTGGTCGAGAACATCTCGGACCGGATCGCGGTGATGTATATGGGGCAAATCGTGGAGATGGGCACGCGGGCGCAGATCTTCGGCGCACCGCAGCACCCCTACACGAAGCGCCTGATGGCCGCCGTGCCGATCCCCGACCCCGACAAGGTGCGCGAACCCATTCCGCGCCTCTCCGGCGAGGTTCCCAGCCCGGTCTACAAGCTGGGCACCGGCCCGCAGCGGCTCACGCTGCGCGACGTTGGCGACGGACACCTGGTGGCGGATGGTGATCTCCCCGCGATGCCCTCCGATACCGCGGCCGAATAA
- a CDS encoding acetamidase/formamidase family protein, with the protein MCKACDYTIHGAQHHFGWDNSLVPAETVAPGSTIEFHCHDSSAGQLGPSSTVEDVKTLDFGKINPVSGPIYVEGAKPGDVLKVTIDSFTPREQEGSAWGWTANIPGFGLLADQFEDPALTIWKYDAASPDKALWGSEGKVGLKPFCGTIGVAPAEAGPHSIVPPRRVGGNLDIRDLAAGTTLYLPVEVEGALFSVGDTHAAQGDGEVCGTAIESPMNCVLSFDLIKNETLKFPRFTTPGPVTRHLDTAGYEVTTGIGPDLMSGARDAVSGMIDLLCAQRGMSAVDAYMLVSTCGDLRISEIVDMPNWVVSFYFPRNVFE; encoded by the coding sequence ATGTGCAAAGCCTGTGACTATACGATCCACGGCGCACAGCACCATTTCGGCTGGGACAACTCGCTTGTCCCGGCCGAGACGGTGGCCCCGGGATCGACCATCGAATTCCATTGCCACGACAGCTCGGCCGGACAGCTCGGACCGTCCTCGACCGTGGAAGACGTCAAGACGCTCGATTTCGGCAAGATCAACCCGGTCTCCGGCCCGATCTATGTCGAAGGCGCGAAACCCGGTGACGTGCTAAAGGTCACCATCGACAGCTTCACCCCGCGCGAGCAGGAAGGCTCCGCCTGGGGTTGGACCGCCAACATTCCGGGCTTCGGCCTGCTGGCGGATCAGTTCGAGGATCCGGCGCTGACGATCTGGAAATACGACGCTGCCTCGCCCGACAAGGCGCTTTGGGGCAGCGAAGGCAAGGTGGGTCTCAAACCGTTTTGCGGCACGATCGGCGTCGCCCCGGCAGAAGCCGGCCCGCATTCCATCGTCCCGCCGCGCCGCGTGGGCGGGAATCTCGACATTCGCGATCTGGCGGCGGGCACCACGCTCTACCTGCCGGTCGAGGTCGAGGGCGCGCTGTTCTCCGTGGGCGACACCCATGCCGCCCAAGGCGATGGCGAGGTCTGCGGCACCGCGATCGAAAGCCCGATGAACTGCGTGCTCAGCTTCGACCTGATCAAGAACGAGACGCTGAAATTCCCGCGATTCACCACGCCGGGGCCGGTCACGCGCCACCTCGACACGGCGGGCTACGAGGTCACGACGGGCATCGGCCCGGACCTGATGTCGGGCGCGCGCGATGCGGTCTCGGGCATGATCGACCTTCTGTGCGCACAGCGCGGCATGTCGGCGGTCGACGCCTATATGCTGGTTTCGACCTGTGGCGATCTGCGCATCTCCGAGATCGTCGATATGCCCAACTGGGTCGTCAGCTTCTACTTCCCGAGAAACGTGTTCGAATGA
- a CDS encoding ABC transporter substrate-binding protein — protein sequence MRKMLVTSTLAVSLGFGSFAAAADYTPDPNAKEGGDIVITYKDDVATLDPAIGYDWQNWSMIKSIFDGLMDYVPGTTELRPGLAESYEISDDGTVFTFHLRKGVKFHNGREMTAEDVKYSLDRVTTPATQSPGAGFFGSIKGYDAMADGSATSLEGVTVVDPYTVKIELSRADATFLHVMALNFASVVPKEAVDEYGTDFGKHPVGTGAFKLADWTIGQQLVFQKNADYWREGIPYLDTITFEVGQEPIVALLRLQKGEVDVPGDGIPPAKFNEVMNNPDEAKRVVMGGQLHTGYITLNTQMAPFDKVEVRRAMNMAINKDRIVQMINGRATPANQPLPPSMPGYTKDYEGYPFDQEKAKQMLADAGYPDGFETELYVMNTDPNPRIAQAIQQDLSQIGVKVDIKALAQANVIEAGGTPKTAPMIWSGGMAWIADFPDPSNFYGPILGCAGAVEGGWNWSWYCNKELDAMATEADSITDPAKQDERLQKWSDVYMKVMEDAPWVPVFNENRYTMKSSRMGGEDALYVDPVSIPVNYDYVYVTE from the coding sequence ATGAGAAAGATGCTCGTGACGAGCACCCTCGCGGTGTCGCTGGGCTTCGGCAGCTTTGCCGCGGCGGCGGACTACACCCCCGACCCGAACGCCAAGGAAGGCGGCGATATCGTCATCACCTACAAGGATGACGTGGCCACGCTGGACCCGGCGATCGGCTATGACTGGCAGAACTGGTCGATGATCAAATCGATCTTCGACGGGCTGATGGATTACGTTCCCGGCACCACCGAGCTGCGCCCCGGCCTCGCCGAGAGCTACGAGATCTCGGATGACGGCACGGTCTTCACCTTCCACCTGCGCAAGGGCGTAAAGTTCCACAACGGTCGCGAAATGACCGCCGAAGACGTGAAATACTCGCTCGACCGCGTGACCACGCCCGCGACCCAGTCGCCCGGCGCAGGCTTCTTCGGCTCGATCAAGGGCTATGACGCGATGGCGGACGGCTCGGCCACGAGCCTCGAAGGCGTGACCGTCGTCGATCCCTACACCGTCAAGATCGAGCTGTCGCGCGCCGACGCGACCTTCCTGCACGTGATGGCGCTGAACTTCGCCTCGGTCGTGCCGAAGGAAGCGGTCGACGAATACGGCACCGATTTCGGCAAGCATCCCGTCGGCACCGGCGCGTTCAAGCTCGCCGACTGGACGATCGGCCAGCAGCTCGTGTTCCAGAAGAACGCCGATTACTGGCGCGAGGGCATCCCCTATCTCGACACCATCACCTTCGAGGTCGGCCAGGAGCCGATCGTGGCCCTGCTGCGCCTGCAGAAGGGTGAGGTGGACGTGCCCGGCGATGGCATCCCGCCGGCGAAGTTCAACGAGGTGATGAACAATCCCGACGAGGCCAAGCGCGTCGTCATGGGCGGCCAGCTGCATACCGGCTACATCACGCTGAACACCCAGATGGCGCCCTTCGACAAGGTCGAGGTGCGTCGGGCGATGAACATGGCGATCAACAAGGATCGCATCGTGCAGATGATCAACGGTCGCGCCACGCCCGCGAACCAGCCGCTGCCGCCGTCGATGCCGGGCTACACCAAGGATTACGAAGGCTACCCCTTCGATCAGGAAAAGGCCAAGCAGATGCTCGCGGATGCGGGCTATCCCGATGGGTTCGAGACCGAGCTCTACGTGATGAACACCGATCCGAACCCGCGCATCGCCCAGGCGATCCAGCAGGACCTGTCGCAGATCGGCGTGAAGGTCGACATCAAGGCGCTGGCGCAGGCCAACGTGATCGAAGCGGGCGGCACGCCGAAAACCGCGCCGATGATCTGGTCGGGCGGCATGGCGTGGATCGCCGACTTCCCCGATCCGTCCAACTTCTACGGGCCGATCCTGGGCTGCGCGGGTGCGGTCGAGGGCGGCTGGAACTGGTCGTGGTACTGCAACAAGGAACTCGACGCGATGGCGACCGAGGCGGACTCGATCACCGACCCGGCCAAGCAGGACGAACGCCTGCAGAAATGGTCCGACGTTTACATGAAGGTCATGGAAGACGCGCCGTGGGTGCCGGTGTTCAACGAGAACCGCTACACCATGAAGTCGAGCCGTATGGGCGGCGAAGATGCGCTCTATGTCGACCCGGTCTCGATCCCCGTGAACTACGACTACGTGTACGTGACGGAGTAA
- a CDS encoding ABC transporter permease, whose translation MLAYLIRRLIQAALILLGVSFITFFLLFVLPADPVRQIAGRSATPETVANIRHQLGLDQPFIVQYWRYLTGLFQGDMGRSYLQKTEVATLVAARLPATLLLMLGAIVAELIMGLTLGIVAAIRRGGALDQSLMITSFVAVSAPQFVVGLLLLYVFAVKLSWFPIGGYGSFSNLVLPALTLGIMGSGWYSRMMRSSMIDVLRSDYIRTARAKGLRRFRVLALHAMPNAILPIIAMIGIDIGIFMSGIVVVESVFGWPGIGQLAWQAIQRVDIPIIMGVTLVSACAIVLGNLLADLITPFIDPRIKLR comes from the coding sequence ATGCTGGCCTATCTGATCCGACGCCTGATCCAGGCTGCCCTGATCCTCCTCGGCGTCTCCTTCATCACATTCTTCCTGCTCTTCGTGCTGCCGGCCGACCCGGTGCGTCAGATCGCGGGCCGCTCGGCCACGCCCGAGACGGTTGCCAATATCCGCCACCAGCTGGGCCTCGATCAGCCCTTCATCGTGCAATACTGGCGCTACCTGACCGGGTTGTTCCAGGGCGATATGGGCCGCAGCTACCTGCAGAAGACCGAGGTCGCGACGCTGGTCGCCGCGCGCCTGCCCGCGACGCTCCTGCTGATGCTGGGCGCGATCGTCGCCGAACTGATCATGGGGCTCACGCTGGGCATCGTCGCTGCGATCCGCCGCGGCGGCGCGCTCGACCAGTCGCTGATGATCACTTCGTTCGTCGCGGTCTCGGCGCCGCAATTCGTGGTCGGCCTGCTTCTGCTCTATGTATTCGCGGTCAAGCTGAGCTGGTTCCCGATCGGCGGCTACGGCAGCTTCTCGAACCTCGTGCTGCCGGCGCTGACCCTCGGGATCATGGGCTCGGGCTGGTACAGCCGGATGATGCGCTCCTCGATGATCGACGTGCTGCGCTCGGACTATATCCGTACCGCGCGCGCCAAGGGTCTGCGGCGCTTCCGGGTGCTGGCGCTGCACGCGATGCCGAACGCCATCCTGCCGATCATCGCGATGATCGGGATCGATATCGGCATCTTCATGTCCGGCATCGTCGTCGTGGAAAGCGTCTTTGGCTGGCCCGGCATCGGGCAGCTCGCCTGGCAGGCGATCCAGCGCGTCGACATCCCGATCATCATGGGCGTCACGCTCGTATCCGCCTGCGCGATCGTGCTGGGCAACCTGCTGGCCGACCTGATCACACCTTTCATCGATCCGCGCATCAAGCTGCGCTGA
- a CDS encoding ABC transporter permease, whose translation MTDATLAEGPARPQSALRRLMRRKLALLGFAIIAIVTLGAIFAPWIAPFEPQDQMFDGLTLEGAPMPPGEKFWLGTDLLGRDLFSRILYGARTSLIIGVVANGLALIIGTLIGVTAGYFRGWIGAVLMRFTDLMMAFPALLLAICLAAIFTPSLWIVAMVIALVNWVQTARVVFTETSALAEREFVAAERTLGAGTVRILFRHILPHLVPMIIVWGTLGISTTVLLEATLSYLGVGVQPPTPSWGNIIFENQTYFQAAPWLVFIPGAAILLLALSFNLVGDALRDVLDPTQRGRD comes from the coding sequence ATGACCGACGCGACCTTGGCTGAGGGACCGGCCCGACCGCAAAGCGCCTTGCGCCGCCTGATGCGCCGCAAGCTCGCCCTTCTGGGCTTTGCGATCATCGCGATCGTAACGCTTGGCGCGATTTTCGCGCCGTGGATCGCGCCATTCGAGCCGCAGGACCAGATGTTCGACGGGCTGACGCTGGAAGGCGCCCCCATGCCGCCGGGCGAAAAGTTCTGGCTCGGCACCGACCTTCTCGGCCGCGACCTGTTCTCCCGCATCCTTTATGGCGCGCGGACCTCGCTGATCATCGGCGTCGTCGCGAACGGCCTGGCGCTGATTATCGGCACGCTGATCGGCGTGACGGCAGGCTATTTCCGCGGCTGGATCGGTGCGGTGCTGATGCGCTTCACCGACCTGATGATGGCCTTCCCGGCGCTGCTGCTGGCGATCTGCCTCGCCGCTATCTTCACGCCGTCGCTGTGGATCGTCGCGATGGTGATCGCGCTGGTGAACTGGGTGCAGACGGCGCGCGTGGTCTTCACCGAGACCTCGGCATTGGCCGAGCGCGAATTCGTCGCCGCCGAGCGGACCCTCGGCGCGGGCACGGTGCGCATCCTGTTCCGTCACATCCTGCCGCATCTGGTGCCGATGATCATCGTCTGGGGCACGCTGGGGATTTCGACCACGGTGCTGCTGGAGGCGACGCTGAGCTATCTCGGCGTGGGGGTTCAGCCGCCGACGCCGAGCTGGGGCAACATCATCTTCGAGAACCAGACCTATTTCCAGGCGGCCCCTTGGCTCGTCTTCATCCCGGGCGCCGCGATCCTGCTGCTGGCGCTGTCCTTCAACCTCGTGGGCGACGCATTGCGCGACGTGCTCGACCCGACGCAGAGAGGGCGTGACTGA
- a CDS encoding ANTAR domain-containing response regulator encodes MKRKIRIPDLGGARAYILHRPHATVQALERQLRAIGLTVVHCWPELPAEALSGDFVFFDADQGYDEQFPWKPGQSPMPMIALIGTEAPGRIEWSLEAGAHAQLLKPVGDGGVYSALLIARLGFEARAQLSAEIADLRRRLDERQTVVRAVTLLAARGKSEAEAYDQLRQMAMAWRVSFEDAARRIVANHDEQRKTDDRRDLG; translated from the coding sequence ATGAAACGCAAGATCCGCATCCCCGATCTCGGTGGCGCCCGCGCCTATATCCTGCATCGCCCGCACGCGACCGTGCAGGCGCTCGAGCGGCAGTTGCGCGCGATCGGACTGACGGTCGTGCATTGCTGGCCCGAACTTCCGGCGGAAGCGCTGTCGGGCGATTTCGTCTTCTTCGACGCGGATCAGGGCTATGACGAGCAATTCCCGTGGAAGCCGGGGCAAAGCCCGATGCCGATGATCGCGCTGATCGGGACCGAAGCGCCGGGCCGGATCGAATGGTCGCTGGAAGCCGGTGCCCATGCGCAGCTCCTCAAACCGGTGGGCGATGGCGGGGTCTATTCAGCGCTGCTGATCGCGCGGCTCGGTTTCGAGGCGCGGGCGCAGCTTTCGGCGGAGATCGCGGATTTGCGTCGCCGCCTCGACGAGCGCCAGACGGTGGTGCGGGCGGTCACTCTGCTGGCCGCGCGGGGAAAGAGTGAGGCGGAGGCCTATGACCAGCTCCGCCAGATGGCGATGGCCTGGCGCGTGAGTTTTGAGGATGCCGCGCGCCGCATCGTCGCCAACCATGACGAACAAAGGAAGACCGATGACCGACGCGACCTTGGCTGA
- a CDS encoding transporter substrate-binding protein, with amino-acid sequence MKKRIELGLLYSRSGSYSLISEACRTGALSAIAEINAMPDFPLTFAPVERDPAGNIDAYGPLCEEILRDSDARHVIGCVTSWSRKEVIPTLEKAGGTLWYAVPYEGFEASDHVVYTHACPNQHLLPMLGWAFARLGRRGFLTGSNYIWGWEMNRLARDVISTASGEVLGERYLPLGSLDVDRMIAEIRATRPDFILNNLIGPSQYAFLEAYHRLGQEDAHFRPETCPILSCNLTECELPAIHPGAAEGLVAAGPYFRGATGWPQAQRNFGSSHEAAAWSSVYRLALLLSGHEDAPDQSLAQLLHDAPQGTEGIDASTHHTALPVLIAQVENGAFTVRERFEAVAGDPYLARGRNAVSPGAPRLKVVS; translated from the coding sequence ATGAAGAAACGGATCGAACTTGGCCTGCTATATTCCCGCTCGGGGAGCTATTCTCTGATTTCAGAGGCTTGCCGGACCGGGGCGCTGAGCGCGATTGCAGAGATCAACGCGATGCCCGATTTCCCGCTCACCTTTGCTCCGGTCGAGCGCGACCCAGCGGGCAACATCGACGCCTACGGTCCGCTCTGCGAGGAAATTCTGCGAGACAGCGATGCCCGCCACGTGATCGGCTGCGTCACGTCGTGGAGCCGCAAGGAAGTGATCCCGACGCTGGAGAAAGCGGGCGGTACGCTCTGGTACGCGGTGCCCTACGAAGGGTTCGAAGCCTCGGATCATGTCGTCTACACCCATGCCTGCCCGAACCAGCACCTGCTGCCAATGCTCGGCTGGGCCTTCGCCCGGCTGGGACGGCGGGGCTTTCTGACCGGCTCGAATTACATCTGGGGCTGGGAGATGAACCGGCTCGCCCGAGACGTGATCTCGACCGCTAGCGGCGAGGTTCTGGGCGAACGTTACCTGCCGCTCGGCTCGCTTGATGTCGACCGGATGATTGCTGAAATTCGCGCGACCCGGCCCGATTTCATTCTCAACAACCTGATCGGCCCGTCGCAATACGCCTTCCTCGAAGCCTATCACAGGCTCGGTCAGGAGGACGCCCATTTCCGGCCCGAGACCTGCCCGATCCTCTCATGCAATCTGACCGAATGCGAATTGCCCGCGATCCATCCGGGCGCGGCCGAGGGGCTCGTGGCCGCCGGGCCGTATTTCCGCGGCGCGACCGGCTGGCCGCAGGCGCAGCGCAATTTCGGCTCCTCGCATGAAGCGGCCGCGTGGTCCTCGGTCTATCGTCTCGCGCTTCTGCTCTCGGGGCACGAAGACGCCCCGGACCAGAGCCTCGCACAACTCTTGCACGATGCGCCGCAGGGTACCGAGGGGATCGACGCCTCGACCCACCATACCGCCCTGCCCGTCCTGATCGCGCAGGTCGAGAACGGCGCTTTCACCGTTCGCGAGCGGTTCGAAGCCGTCGCGGGCGACCCCTATCTCGCACGGGGTCGCAACGCGGTCTCGCCCGGCGCGCCCCGACTGAAGGTGGTGTCATGA
- a CDS encoding phage portal protein, whose protein sequence is MFQKVLSVFQRKAVAVSDPTALPIFGVVPTLTGQTVTAESALRVPAVSCAVALIAETVGSLPVKLFEREGRASVTDHPAYRLMHDEANPWTSAEALRLQLTTDALPRGHGFALVVRNGSGDPGELHRLEPHQVQLETDELGEPSYLVQLADGRHRYAFSDILHVSAFGGASPITLGREAIGLALAFESHIARLFANGGKPGGILKTEKTLGDEAKGKLAQSWTAAHGSGSTGGTAILDEGMNYESVTMTLADSQFAENRLEQIREIARAFRVPPTMLFELTRGTWSNTEEMSRQFLQVTLKPWLASWAWAYARCLLTPEERRELYAEFITDDLTTTDTAARATAYGQYRSMGAMTANEVRAGLNLPPHADGNALENPYTTTSAAPASSPEKAISND, encoded by the coding sequence ATGTTTCAGAAAGTCCTTTCGGTCTTCCAAAGGAAGGCGGTGGCGGTCTCAGACCCCACCGCTCTTCCGATTTTCGGAGTTGTCCCAACCCTCACCGGCCAGACCGTCACCGCTGAGAGCGCGCTTCGTGTTCCCGCTGTTTCCTGCGCCGTTGCCCTGATCGCCGAGACGGTCGGGAGTTTGCCGGTCAAGCTCTTCGAGCGCGAGGGCAGAGCAAGCGTTACCGATCACCCCGCTTACCGTCTGATGCACGACGAGGCGAACCCGTGGACCTCCGCCGAGGCACTTCGGTTGCAGCTTACGACTGACGCCTTACCGCGCGGTCACGGCTTCGCTCTGGTGGTGCGCAACGGCTCTGGCGATCCGGGCGAGCTGCACCGCCTTGAACCGCATCAAGTGCAGCTTGAGACTGATGAGCTTGGCGAGCCGTCCTATCTGGTGCAGCTCGCAGACGGGCGTCACCGCTACGCCTTTTCCGATATTCTGCATGTCAGCGCCTTCGGTGGCGCTTCCCCGATCACGCTCGGGCGCGAAGCTATTGGTCTCGCGCTGGCCTTCGAGAGCCATATCGCACGGCTATTCGCGAACGGCGGCAAGCCCGGTGGCATTCTCAAGACCGAAAAGACGCTCGGCGATGAGGCCAAAGGCAAGCTTGCCCAGAGTTGGACCGCTGCGCATGGCTCGGGCAGCACCGGCGGCACGGCCATTCTTGACGAGGGCATGAATTACGAGAGCGTCACCATGACGCTCGCCGATAGCCAATTCGCCGAGAACCGCCTTGAGCAAATCCGCGAAATCGCGCGTGCCTTCAGGGTGCCGCCGACGATGCTCTTCGAGCTGACGCGCGGGACGTGGAGCAACACTGAGGAAATGAGCCGCCAGTTTCTGCAAGTCACGCTGAAGCCGTGGCTGGCGTCGTGGGCTTGGGCCTATGCCCGGTGCCTTCTGACGCCCGAGGAACGTCGCGAGCTTTATGCTGAGTTCATCACCGATGATCTGACAACGACCGACACGGCAGCCCGTGCGACCGCCTACGGGCAGTATCGCAGCATGGGCGCGATGACGGCCAACGAGGTGCGCGCCGGTCTGAACCTGCCGCCCCACGCGGACGGCAACGCCCTCGAAAATCCCTACACGACGACAAGCGCAGCCCCCGCATCTTCCCCCGAAAAGGCAATTTCCAATGACTGA
- a CDS encoding gene transfer agent family protein → MTDSITLYAFFGDAERAFTLTDPMIAELERLTDLGVGAIYLKLVNHAHPAKLLKDIIRLGLIGAGTAPEEAAQLCAAYAENRPLAEVFPLAFDILEARWNGVDESETLEDVARNAEADFERFVGAAA, encoded by the coding sequence ATGACTGATAGCATTACGCTTTATGCGTTCTTCGGCGACGCAGAGCGCGCCTTCACCCTGACCGATCCCATGATCGCCGAGCTTGAGCGCCTGACCGACCTCGGCGTCGGTGCGATCTATCTCAAGCTAGTCAATCACGCTCACCCGGCGAAGCTTCTGAAAGATATCATCCGGCTCGGTCTGATCGGGGCAGGGACCGCACCCGAGGAAGCCGCGCAGCTCTGCGCAGCATACGCGGAGAACCGCCCCCTCGCCGAAGTCTTTCCGTTGGCCTTCGACATTCTCGAAGCGCGCTGGAATGGCGTGGACGAGAGCGAGACGCTTGAGGACGTGGCACGCAATGCCGAGGCCGATTTTGAGCGCTTCGTCGGAGCTGCGGCATGA
- a CDS encoding HK97 family phage prohead protease, which translates to MTDRLEVKASLSVSDEGEITGLAWPFGSADRVGDVIEKGAFIGPGSLPMLFAHDQGQVVGVWDEIAETDAGLSVKGRLLIEDVERAREVRAMVRAGAVSGLSIGFVTKDAKRQGKGRRITALELHEISIVAVPAHPGAQITSFKSTHLHKENIQMEQEETPAQAPQIDTKAFDEIKARLDKIEAKANRPGVAVTGIQSSVMAQDEVKAFSSFLRSGDRSNLDTKAMAYGSTNGPILAPETVSATIIEKVAEQSPVRGLASVLSMGGPLVQLPRGWWTR; encoded by the coding sequence ATGACCGACCGCCTCGAAGTCAAAGCCTCGCTCAGCGTCTCGGATGAGGGCGAGATCACCGGCCTCGCATGGCCCTTCGGTTCTGCGGATCGCGTGGGCGACGTAATCGAGAAGGGCGCTTTCATCGGCCCCGGATCGCTGCCGATGCTCTTCGCCCATGATCAGGGGCAAGTCGTCGGTGTCTGGGATGAGATCGCGGAGACCGACGCCGGTCTATCCGTGAAAGGACGTCTCTTGATCGAAGACGTTGAGCGCGCCCGTGAAGTGCGCGCGATGGTGAGGGCCGGGGCAGTCTCGGGCCTCTCGATTGGCTTCGTGACCAAAGACGCGAAGCGCCAAGGCAAGGGCCGACGCATTACCGCCCTTGAGCTTCACGAAATCAGCATTGTTGCCGTTCCGGCCCATCCGGGCGCGCAGATCACCTCTTTCAAATCGACCCATTTGCACAAGGAAAACATTCAGATGGAACAGGAAGAAACCCCGGCGCAAGCGCCGCAAATCGACACGAAGGCCTTTGACGAGATCAAGGCGCGTCTCGACAAGATCGAAGCCAAGGCGAACCGCCCTGGCGTAGCCGTCACCGGCATTCAAAGCTCGGTCATGGCGCAAGACGAAGTGAAGGCGTTTTCGAGCTTTCTTCGCTCGGGCGACCGCTCGAACCTCGACACGAAGGCCATGGCCTATGGCTCGACCAACGGGCCGATCCTCGCGCCCGAGACCGTCTCGGCAACGATCATCGAGAAAGTGGCCGAGCAATCCCCGGTTCGTGGTCTCGCCTCGGTCCTCTCGATGGGCGGGCCGCTCGTCCAGCTCCCCCGGGGCTGGTGGACGAGGTGA